One segment of Caldanaerobius polysaccharolyticus DSM 13641 DNA contains the following:
- a CDS encoding DUF1284 domain-containing protein yields the protein MVRLRGHHLICLNFFQGEGYSGDFIDNVKQLLDMVQKGEKIKVVEGPDDVCSACPYLKGDICTHKEGADEEIKEMDDKARNHLCIESSQEVVWNEIKQKVNSISRSWFWDFCNGCDWQKVCNRMR from the coding sequence ATGGTGCGATTGAGAGGACATCACCTCATATGCCTTAATTTTTTCCAGGGAGAAGGCTACAGTGGTGATTTTATAGACAATGTCAAGCAGTTGTTAGATATGGTGCAAAAAGGTGAAAAAATAAAGGTAGTAGAAGGTCCTGATGATGTTTGCAGTGCTTGCCCCTATCTAAAGGGAGATATTTGCACCCATAAGGAAGGAGCCGATGAGGAGATAAAAGAGATGGATGACAAAGCCAGAAATCATCTATGCATTGAATCAAGTCAGGAGGTAGTCTGGAACGAGATCAAACAAAAGGTAAATAGCATTTCCCGCTCATGGTTCTGGGATTTTTGTAACGGCTGTGACTGGCAAAAAGTATGTAATAGAATGAGATAA
- a CDS encoding amino acid ABC transporter substrate-binding protein, with protein sequence MEFRDEKNRLVGYDIDLAREAGKRLGVKVEWIPTDWNGVILALNSGKFDIIWSGMSITEERAKEVDFSPAYINESQVVVVKAGNEKIKNQDDLKGKVVGTQLGSTGEQAAKKLKGLKELKKYSKYTEAFLDLDAGRLDAIVVDELVGRYYMTKRSNQFKVVFSLAKEPFGIAYRKQDKELQKALNKVMEDMKKDGTMARISKKWFGEDISTWEQPDAL encoded by the coding sequence ATGGAATTTAGAGACGAGAAAAACCGACTGGTAGGGTACGACATCGACCTAGCCCGGGAAGCCGGCAAACGGCTGGGTGTAAAAGTAGAATGGATCCCCACAGACTGGAACGGCGTAATCCTGGCGCTTAATTCCGGAAAATTCGATATAATATGGTCGGGTATGAGCATAACAGAGGAAAGGGCAAAAGAAGTGGATTTCAGCCCTGCATATATAAACGAGTCACAGGTAGTAGTGGTAAAAGCGGGGAATGAAAAAATCAAAAACCAGGACGATTTAAAAGGCAAAGTGGTAGGAACTCAGCTGGGCAGCACAGGAGAACAAGCAGCTAAAAAGCTTAAAGGCTTAAAAGAGTTAAAAAAGTATTCCAAGTACACCGAAGCTTTTCTGGATTTAGACGCAGGAAGGCTGGATGCCATTGTGGTTGATGAACTGGTAGGAAGGTACTACATGACTAAGAGGTCAAATCAGTTCAAGGTAGTATTTTCCCTGGCAAAAGAACCCTTTGGCATCGCTTATAGAAAACAGGACAAAGAGCTGCAAAAGGCCTTAAATAAAGTCATGGAAGACATGAAAAAAGACGGTACCATGGCCAGAATATCTAAAAAATGGTTTGGCGAAGACATATCTACGTGGGAACAGCCTGATGCCCTTTGA
- a CDS encoding amino acid ABC transporter permease yields the protein MDYKYFLSLIPVLGTGAIMTIELTVLSIIIGTILGLVLALMRISNNFIISRLSGLYIYIMRGTPLLLQLFAIYYGLPSLGIKLNPFPAAVIGMSLNSAAYIAEIIRGGIQSIDKGQMEASKALGMTYFQAMKRVILPQAYRRLIPPMGNEFIALLKDSSLVSTIAMVDLMRTALQMYSNSFKPVEVFTLAGLYYLLLTSVFTLIFGKMERRYSIYE from the coding sequence ATGGACTACAAGTATTTTTTAAGCCTGATTCCTGTCCTAGGAACAGGCGCGATCATGACCATTGAGCTCACGGTGCTCTCAATTATAATCGGTACAATTTTAGGATTAGTTCTGGCATTGATGAGAATTTCCAATAATTTTATAATATCCCGTCTATCTGGGCTTTACATTTACATCATGAGGGGCACACCGCTTCTTTTACAGCTGTTCGCTATATACTATGGACTACCCAGCCTGGGAATAAAATTAAATCCCTTTCCTGCAGCGGTCATAGGTATGAGCCTAAACTCCGCGGCATATATAGCTGAAATAATAAGGGGCGGTATACAATCCATAGACAAAGGACAGATGGAAGCCTCTAAAGCTCTGGGTATGACGTACTTTCAGGCCATGAAGAGAGTTATTCTACCCCAGGCGTATAGAAGGCTTATACCACCTATGGGGAACGAATTTATCGCCCTTTTAAAGGATTCATCGCTGGTTTCAACTATAGCCATGGTAGACCTGATGCGCACGGCGCTTCAGATGTATTCCAATTCATTTAAGCCCGTAGAAGTATTTACACTGGCAGGTCTTTATTACCTATTGCTTACATCAGTATTTACGTTGATTTTCGGAAAGATGGAAAGGAGGTACTCTATATATGAGTGA
- a CDS encoding amino acid ABC transporter ATP-binding protein: protein MISVDNLRKTFGKNQVLKGVNLSVKNGEVLVIIGPSGSGKSTLLRCIKGLEKPDEGHIYVEGQILNDKSKNYRMLQQQIGMVFQHFNLFPHMTALQNIIEGPITVKKTPKKKAVEQGLYLLEKVGLLDKKDEYPSRLSGGQKQRVAIARALAMQPKIMLFDEPTSALDPELVQEVLRVIKELARDGMTMIVVTHEMEFAKEVANRIIFMDDGLVLEEGSPDKIFANPEHRRTRSFLGKFILAQ, encoded by the coding sequence GTGATCTCTGTAGACAATCTGCGTAAAACCTTTGGCAAAAACCAGGTCTTAAAAGGCGTAAATTTAAGTGTAAAAAACGGCGAAGTTCTTGTCATAATAGGGCCCAGCGGCTCCGGGAAAAGCACGCTTTTAAGGTGTATAAAGGGCCTGGAAAAACCTGACGAAGGCCACATATATGTAGAAGGTCAGATTCTGAATGATAAAAGCAAAAACTACCGGATGTTGCAGCAACAAATTGGCATGGTCTTTCAGCATTTCAATCTCTTCCCCCATATGACGGCATTGCAAAACATAATAGAAGGACCTATAACGGTCAAAAAAACTCCAAAGAAAAAAGCCGTAGAACAAGGGCTATACCTTTTAGAAAAAGTGGGATTGTTGGATAAAAAAGACGAATACCCGTCAAGGCTTTCAGGAGGTCAAAAGCAGAGAGTAGCCATAGCCAGGGCTTTGGCCATGCAACCAAAAATAATGCTGTTCGATGAACCTACATCAGCACTGGACCCCGAACTCGTGCAGGAAGTTCTAAGGGTGATAAAAGAACTGGCCAGGGACGGCATGACCATGATTGTGGTGACCCATGAAATGGAATTTGCAAAAGAAGTGGCAAATAGGATAATTTTCATGGATGATGGATTGGTGCTGGAAGAGGGATCGCCGGACAAGATTTTCGCCAATCCGGAACACCGGCGAACCAGGAGCTTTCTTGGAAAATTTATTTTAGCACAATGA
- a CDS encoding NAD(P)/FAD-dependent oxidoreductase — protein sequence MKHFVIIGNGIASISAIEAIRQIDQRTPITIISEEPYHTYYRTRLSHLLGENPDADKLLIHKPAWFEENGVTVFLSRKATSIDFQNKSVKLDDGSKLEYSSLLLATGSYPFIPPVPGANLKGVFSIRTLNDVKSLYQYIVNKNTGAVIGGGVLGLEAAWALASKGKKIYVIENAPYILVKQLNKKGSEIIQAMGEKNGISFVVPAQLKKITGNEFVSGIELAEFTSIPVDFVIFSTGVRPNTLLLKDSPVKVNRGIVVDQFMRTNIEGVYAAGDVAEYEGRCYAIWPVAAEQGKVAGANMAGKPIIYNEMIPSNYLKVFGINMFSIGDIFGDDSASFAVEEIDEEKNVYKKIFFKDNVPVGAILIGDIKASSAISAAIKSKKAMSSEFIKKPSFTSFLENIN from the coding sequence TTGAAACATTTTGTTATTATAGGCAACGGTATAGCTTCGATTTCGGCAATTGAAGCAATTCGGCAAATTGACCAGCGAACACCTATCACTATAATAAGCGAAGAACCCTATCACACCTATTACAGGACGCGGCTCTCTCATCTTTTAGGCGAAAATCCAGACGCAGATAAGCTGCTGATCCACAAACCAGCGTGGTTTGAGGAGAACGGCGTAACTGTTTTTCTAAGCCGTAAGGCCACATCCATTGACTTCCAAAATAAATCCGTGAAATTAGACGATGGCAGTAAGCTGGAATACAGCAGCCTACTATTGGCTACAGGAAGCTATCCCTTCATACCGCCGGTTCCCGGGGCAAATTTAAAAGGAGTTTTCAGCATCAGGACACTAAACGACGTAAAAAGCCTATATCAATACATAGTAAACAAAAATACAGGAGCAGTAATAGGAGGTGGAGTTTTAGGACTGGAAGCCGCATGGGCACTGGCCAGCAAGGGAAAGAAAATATACGTCATCGAAAACGCACCGTACATACTGGTAAAGCAGCTCAATAAAAAAGGCTCTGAAATCATCCAGGCTATGGGCGAAAAAAACGGTATATCTTTTGTCGTCCCAGCTCAGCTTAAAAAAATCACAGGAAATGAGTTCGTCTCTGGCATAGAGCTGGCAGAGTTCACGAGTATACCTGTGGATTTCGTAATCTTCTCTACAGGCGTAAGGCCTAACACGCTTCTATTAAAAGACAGCCCTGTAAAGGTAAACAGGGGCATTGTGGTAGATCAATTTATGAGGACAAACATAGAAGGCGTTTACGCAGCTGGGGATGTAGCAGAATATGAGGGACGTTGTTACGCAATATGGCCTGTAGCCGCAGAGCAGGGCAAAGTAGCCGGTGCAAATATGGCCGGAAAACCCATCATTTACAATGAAATGATACCCTCCAATTATCTTAAAGTATTTGGCATTAACATGTTTTCCATCGGCGACATTTTCGGTGACGATTCTGCCAGTTTTGCTGTTGAAGAAATTGACGAAGAGAAGAATGTATACAAAAAAATATTCTTCAAAGACAATGTGCCAGTAGGTGCTATACTAATAGGTGATATAAAAGCATCCAGCGCCATATCAGCGGCTATTAAAAGTAAAAAAGCCATGTCTAGCGAATTTATAAAAAAACCTTCATTTACATCTTTTCTCGAAAACATAAACTGA
- a CDS encoding VTT domain-containing protein, which yields MIVKTLIDVVLHLDKHLGNVIQVYGTTTYFLLFAVVFLETGLVVTPFLPGDSLIFAAGAFAAIGSLDIYVLYIVFLAAAVLGDTLNYHIGKEIGYRIYEKENVRFIKKEYLMQARMFYEKYGAITIVLARFIPIIRTFAPFVAGIGEMNYIRFLSYNVVGGISWTALFTFGGYFFGNLKVVKENFGFVIIAIIIISLLPAIIGFLKQKIKA from the coding sequence ATGATAGTAAAGACCCTTATTGACGTGGTTTTACACCTGGATAAGCATTTGGGCAATGTGATACAGGTGTATGGAACGACAACGTATTTTTTGCTTTTTGCTGTGGTGTTTTTGGAAACAGGGTTGGTGGTTACACCGTTTTTGCCCGGTGATTCTCTCATATTTGCTGCAGGGGCGTTTGCCGCTATAGGATCCCTTGACATTTACGTTCTTTATATCGTGTTTTTGGCAGCTGCTGTATTGGGAGATACGCTAAATTACCATATAGGAAAAGAAATAGGGTACAGGATATATGAGAAGGAAAATGTCAGGTTTATCAAGAAAGAGTATCTGATGCAAGCTCGAATGTTTTACGAGAAATACGGTGCTATTACTATAGTGCTTGCCAGGTTTATACCCATAATCAGGACGTTTGCTCCATTTGTAGCGGGAATCGGTGAGATGAACTACATAAGGTTTTTAAGTTATAACGTTGTGGGCGGTATAAGCTGGACAGCTCTTTTTACATTCGGAGGGTATTTTTTTGGAAACCTGAAAGTTGTAAAGGAGAATTTCGGCTTTGTAATAATAGCTATAATCATAATATCTTTGTTGCCTGCTATTATTGGCTTTTTGAAACAGAAAATAAAGGCTTAA
- a CDS encoding prenyltransferase: MAKSIWKALRFFSLTIAFISTSLGISMAFYDGELFKGRPFYVVILMIVLSTLVGLFVQAGVNLVNDYFEGKYDSANAAEKKYRFLGMERTKTEICIFLCGILCFFAGSLIGLLLVYFSNAVVLAIGIIGVIGGYFYTGYPFNYKDKGLGPLFSFVLMGPLMICGAYYLFALKVPAHVILASLSVGLLIPALHISNELRDIERDRLNGIATFSVRFGFSTGLKVYKGLVVGSYMMTVILVLFKVFPLFTLATLVTVPMALNVYKLHNVDRVKFVPATAKLHFVFGLILVGALVIAGF, from the coding sequence GTGGCTAAAAGCATATGGAAAGCTTTAAGGTTTTTTTCTTTGACCATCGCATTTATATCGACGTCTTTGGGCATTTCGATGGCGTTTTATGATGGAGAACTTTTTAAAGGAAGGCCATTTTATGTAGTGATTTTAATGATAGTCCTTTCCACGCTAGTAGGGCTTTTTGTTCAAGCAGGTGTTAACCTCGTTAACGACTATTTTGAGGGGAAATACGATAGCGCCAACGCGGCTGAAAAAAAGTATAGGTTTTTGGGTATGGAAAGGACCAAGACAGAGATATGTATATTTTTGTGTGGAATCCTGTGCTTTTTCGCAGGCAGCCTAATAGGGCTTTTACTGGTGTATTTTTCAAACGCTGTGGTGCTGGCCATTGGCATAATAGGGGTGATAGGTGGTTATTTTTATACGGGATACCCCTTTAATTACAAAGATAAAGGGCTTGGCCCTTTATTTTCATTTGTATTGATGGGGCCTTTGATGATATGTGGAGCCTATTACCTTTTTGCTCTTAAAGTTCCTGCCCACGTGATTTTAGCGTCGCTATCTGTGGGGCTCCTTATACCGGCCCTTCACATAAGCAATGAGTTGAGGGATATTGAGAGAGACAGACTAAATGGCATCGCTACGTTTTCGGTCAGATTTGGCTTTTCCACAGGTCTTAAAGTGTATAAAGGGCTTGTGGTCGGATCGTATATGATGACGGTTATTCTGGTGTTGTTTAAGGTATTTCCTCTGTTTACCCTCGCGACTTTGGTTACGGTACCTATGGCATTAAACGTTTATAAGCTTCACAATGTAGATAGAGTTAAATTTGTGCCAGCGACGGCAAAGCTTCATTTTGTTTTTGGACTTATCCTCGTAGGGGCATTGGTTATTGCCGGTTTCTGA
- a CDS encoding IS1096 element passenger TnpR family protein, protein MKGKCYYCGREFERRGMLRHLSSCYERARYLKSKMENSKNKSGKEYFVLGIWEKYEPSLFWMYIAIDKETTLRKLDKFIRDVWVECCGHLSCFDIEGERYEVSQDDEWLFGEPSKSMDYKLSDVLRVGMRFTYKYDYGSTTYVDLSVVGEFKGFEVKKRVEIMARNNEPVFQCSFCEKEAKYYCYYCESYFCEDCIQEHECEEEGVREIEFANSPRVGVCGYVGSPEDEVPYLPKFIKR, encoded by the coding sequence ATGAAAGGAAAATGTTATTATTGCGGGAGAGAATTTGAAAGGCGAGGTATGCTGAGGCATTTAAGTTCATGCTACGAAAGGGCCAGGTATTTAAAATCTAAGATGGAAAATTCAAAGAATAAAAGCGGTAAAGAGTATTTTGTATTAGGTATATGGGAAAAATACGAGCCTTCTCTGTTCTGGATGTACATCGCTATTGACAAGGAAACGACATTGAGAAAATTGGACAAGTTTATAAGAGATGTATGGGTGGAGTGCTGTGGACATTTGAGCTGTTTTGATATTGAAGGAGAAAGATATGAAGTGTCTCAGGACGATGAGTGGCTTTTCGGAGAACCTTCCAAGAGCATGGATTACAAGCTGTCAGACGTCCTGCGTGTAGGTATGAGGTTTACGTATAAGTACGATTACGGTTCCACTACTTATGTAGATTTAAGCGTTGTTGGCGAGTTTAAGGGCTTTGAGGTCAAAAAGAGGGTTGAAATAATGGCCAGAAATAATGAACCTGTTTTTCAGTGTTCTTTTTGCGAGAAAGAAGCGAAATATTATTGCTATTACTGTGAGAGCTATTTCTGCGAAGACTGTATCCAAGAACACGAGTGTGAAGAAGAGGGCGTGAGGGAGATCGAATTCGCAAATTCTCCGAGGGTAGGCGTATGTGGTTATGTAGGAAGCCCTGAAGACGAGGTGCCATATTTGCCGAAGTTTATAAAGAGATAA
- a CDS encoding YkvA family protein has product MWLRDSFNQFKAKARSLRKDIKALYLAYKRPDVPWYAKLFAIFVVSYALSPVDLIPDFVPILGYLDDLVLIPLGITLAIKMIPSNVMQECRLQAEDAFINGKPKSWVSGIVIVLIWVVVIGLIIFYTIF; this is encoded by the coding sequence ATGTGGTTGAGAGATTCCTTTAATCAGTTTAAGGCAAAAGCCAGAAGTTTGAGAAAAGATATAAAAGCTTTGTATTTAGCTTATAAAAGACCTGATGTGCCATGGTATGCAAAACTTTTTGCTATTTTTGTAGTGAGCTATGCCTTAAGCCCTGTAGATTTGATTCCAGACTTTGTACCCATTTTAGGCTATTTGGATGATTTGGTGTTGATTCCATTAGGTATCACATTGGCAATAAAAATGATACCTTCAAATGTAATGCAAGAATGTAGACTACAAGCGGAAGACGCGTTCATAAATGGAAAACCGAAGAGCTGGGTATCTGGAATAGTCATCGTACTCATATGGGTAGTAGTAATAGGATTGATAATTTTTTATACAATATTTTAA
- a CDS encoding type II toxin-antitoxin system PemK/MazF family toxin, producing MDNKEQPEITLLLSDIAKLLEKIKSQITKPNKIEKIWLEHLVLGKKILEWSLKKYRIFFKGTPDVVKKGYIFFCELGFNIGSEQNHKRPVIVLQNDKGNSSSPTTIVAPITTHRGMTVLIFG from the coding sequence ATGGATAATAAGGAGCAACCCGAAATAACACTGCTTTTATCCGATATAGCAAAGCTATTAGAAAAAATAAAATCACAAATAACGAAACCTAATAAAATTGAGAAAATATGGCTTGAACATTTGGTTTTGGGTAAAAAGATACTGGAATGGTCGCTGAAAAAGTACCGCATATTTTTTAAGGGAACTCCAGATGTAGTCAAGAAAGGGTACATATTCTTTTGTGAGCTTGGTTTTAATATTGGAAGCGAACAAAACCACAAACGCCCAGTAATAGTTTTACAAAACGATAAAGGTAACAGCAGTTCGCCAACCACTATTGTGGCTCCAATCACTACACACCGAGGGATGACAGTTTTAATATTTGGATGA
- a CDS encoding type II toxin-antitoxin system PemK/MazF family toxin, whose amino-acid sequence MDDQGNECYKKLDYYEIPVEIMPGYKKEITGYINLAQIRTISKKRHEKSHVAIINERTFNKIKPALLQLLDM is encoded by the coding sequence TTGGATGATCAAGGCAATGAATGCTATAAGAAATTGGACTATTATGAGATACCAGTTGAAATCATGCCTGGCTACAAAAAAGAAATCACTGGATACATAAATCTTGCTCAAATAAGGACCATAAGTAAGAAAAGACACGAAAAGTCACATGTTGCAATTATAAATGAAAGAACATTTAACAAAATAAAGCCTGCTCTGTTGCAATTGCTTGATATGTAA
- the rlmH gene encoding 23S rRNA (pseudouridine(1915)-N(3))-methyltransferase RlmH codes for MNIDVIAVGRIKEKYIQEGIKEYKKRLSSYCKLNIIEVSDEKVPDDSSDAQRERIRQVEGERIRARIKKGSYVIATDINGEELSSEQLARKLNDIIISGKSDLSIIIGGSLGLWDQLIESADMRLSFSKFTFPHQLFRLILLEQLYRCFKIIHAEPYHK; via the coding sequence ATGAATATAGATGTTATTGCGGTAGGTAGGATTAAAGAAAAGTATATTCAGGAGGGTATTAAGGAGTATAAAAAACGCCTGTCTAGTTATTGTAAGTTAAACATAATTGAAGTGTCGGATGAGAAGGTACCCGACGATTCTTCTGACGCCCAAAGGGAGAGGATCAGACAGGTAGAAGGCGAGAGGATAAGAGCCAGGATAAAAAAAGGAAGCTATGTGATCGCTACAGACATAAACGGTGAAGAACTTTCGTCAGAGCAGTTGGCGCGGAAATTAAATGACATCATAATTTCTGGTAAAAGCGATTTGTCCATTATTATAGGTGGTTCATTGGGTTTGTGGGATCAACTTATAGAGAGTGCCGATATGAGGCTGTCCTTTTCAAAATTTACCTTTCCCCATCAGCTTTTCAGGCTTATACTTTTAGAACAGCTGTATAGGTGTTTCAAGATAATACACGCTGAGCCGTATCATAAGTGA
- a CDS encoding S1C family serine protease: protein MNGYYYKNKSGVWWLVFIAAIIGAFIGGVVTSYIAPQYLYGKVLPYPPDMQAPAKSYTKVIIPETVKATVTTAVAEKVMPAVVGIVTVDVTTDFFFRTRQVEGTGSGFIIDPNGYIVTNNHVASKTSRKVTVYLADGRTLPARVLWADPSLDLSIIKINATDLPTVELGDSDKVVVGQQAIAIGNPLGLRFERSVTSGIISAVNRSIMVKEDSRNSILENLLQTDASINPGNSGGPLLDAQGRVVGINSAKVSSAEGLGFAIPINIVKPVAQKILKTGSFKPAYMGIVAYDREIAGYFDENVKLTKGVYIADIDKSGPSYKAGLRPGDVILSIDGKPVNTMLKLKEILFAKNPGDVVTVKTDKKTVEVKLQ from the coding sequence TTGAACGGTTACTATTATAAGAATAAAAGCGGCGTATGGTGGTTGGTATTTATAGCTGCTATAATAGGTGCTTTTATAGGCGGTGTAGTTACATCGTACATAGCCCCTCAATACCTGTATGGCAAGGTTCTCCCATATCCTCCAGACATGCAGGCGCCGGCAAAGTCTTATACCAAGGTGATTATCCCTGAAACCGTAAAGGCTACTGTTACTACAGCCGTTGCAGAGAAGGTCATGCCTGCTGTAGTTGGAATAGTCACCGTAGATGTAACCACCGACTTCTTTTTTAGAACGAGACAGGTTGAAGGCACCGGTTCCGGCTTTATAATAGATCCTAATGGTTACATTGTTACAAATAACCACGTGGCCAGTAAAACCTCTCGAAAGGTGACTGTCTATTTAGCTGACGGTAGGACCCTACCTGCCAGGGTATTGTGGGCTGATCCATCTTTGGATCTCTCCATAATAAAGATAAACGCCACTGATTTGCCTACAGTGGAACTGGGGGATTCTGACAAAGTAGTAGTAGGGCAGCAGGCTATAGCTATCGGCAATCCTTTAGGGCTCAGGTTTGAGAGGTCGGTCACATCGGGGATTATAAGCGCTGTTAACAGGAGCATAATGGTGAAGGAAGACAGCAGAAATTCTATACTGGAAAATTTGCTTCAAACTGATGCCTCTATAAACCCCGGAAACAGCGGTGGTCCGCTTCTTGATGCCCAGGGCAGAGTAGTGGGCATAAATTCCGCCAAGGTCAGTTCGGCGGAAGGGTTGGGCTTTGCCATACCCATAAACATCGTTAAACCGGTGGCGCAAAAGATACTCAAAACGGGGAGTTTTAAGCCGGCGTACATGGGTATAGTGGCCTATGACAGGGAGATTGCGGGCTATTTTGACGAAAACGTAAAGCTTACAAAAGGCGTATACATCGCCGATATTGATAAAAGCGGCCCTTCATATAAAGCGGGGTTGAGGCCAGGCGATGTGATACTGAGCATTGATGGAAAACCTGTGAATACCATGCTTAAGCTCAAGGAGATACTTTTTGCCAAAAATCCAGGAGATGTGGTAACTGTTAAAACGGATAAAAAAACAGTCGAGGTCAAGTTACAATGA
- a CDS encoding MBL fold metallo-hydrolase: MRFCSIRSGSNGNCYYVSSDSTQILIDAGINGRTIERALEEIGVWAGDIDAILITHEHSDHISGAGVLSRRFNIPIYANRLTWNAMAPYIGKVREDNIRVFESNSSFAVGDLNITACRKAHDAADPVMYSVAHKGCKVSVVTDLGYVSRGLARCVLDSDLMVLESNHDVKMLKEGSYPYFLKRRILSDHGHLSNDAAGEFLVKISRLKACGMVFLGHLSENNNTPELALATVMNKLTENGVKLDIRIASRHIRGEVVNL; encoded by the coding sequence TTGCGGTTTTGTTCTATTAGAAGCGGCAGCAATGGCAATTGCTACTATGTGAGCTCAGACAGCACCCAGATACTTATAGATGCCGGCATAAACGGCAGGACTATTGAAAGGGCTCTTGAGGAAATAGGGGTCTGGGCTGGGGACATTGATGCAATTCTCATAACCCATGAACACAGTGACCACATATCAGGTGCCGGGGTACTTTCCAGGAGATTTAATATACCTATTTATGCTAATCGCCTCACGTGGAATGCTATGGCACCATATATAGGGAAAGTTCGGGAGGACAATATACGCGTCTTTGAGTCTAATAGCTCATTTGCCGTTGGCGATTTAAATATCACCGCGTGCAGAAAGGCTCACGATGCGGCAGATCCTGTCATGTACAGCGTAGCCCATAAGGGCTGTAAAGTCTCTGTGGTGACCGATCTGGGGTATGTGAGCAGGGGATTGGCCCGTTGCGTTCTCGATTCTGACTTGATGGTGCTGGAATCCAACCACGATGTGAAGATGCTAAAAGAAGGGAGTTATCCTTACTTCCTAAAGAGAAGGATTTTAAGCGATCATGGACATCTCTCCAATGACGCCGCAGGGGAATTTCTCGTAAAGATATCTCGATTAAAAGCATGTGGAATGGTGTTTTTAGGGCATCTCAGTGAAAATAACAACACCCCTGAACTGGCGTTGGCCACCGTTATGAATAAACTTACGGAAAACGGCGTAAAATTAGATATAAGAATCGCTTCTAGACATATAAGAGGCGAGGTGGTAAACCTGTAA